CATCTTATTAtttagttagtaagagaggaacagacttgaaaatatcggagatagttaatagaacaccttcacaaaaaatattagattcttttataccactcaatggagggctactAACTGATaatttttccagcagctacagctctctatttataaaacgacaagtatctacagtaataaagacacaaaaaaaaaaaagtatctacagtacaagatcagaTGCATCTGTTTGGAGCCGGCTTTCTACAtatctcccgtctacagcgaggttgtgaacactagctgatattcgccttgccAATCTCGCGCCGCTtaacattgagtcagtcttcctgagcttcttgcctccaaaacaattcttgatccaattcatgtcattccaatcgacgttcgtacaacaaactttccagcatATGCACAAGTGGTCCGACCCCGATACTCTGCGTAATAAAAGTTCTTGCTGCTAACCAGCTCCTGATCAAAGCTTCGCTTGGACTCCTACTGACCAACCAGCAAGCTACCGAAAGTTCGAACCTCCCACTAAATTCTGTACGGCGCTACCCATGAGCCATGACTTTCGCAATCAATGCATGATCCGATGCCACGAGACTTATGCGCCCGATCCATGGATCCCGGACTGCGATTACGTTTCTGTAGATAATCCATCGACACTATGTTTAAGATCCGTAATCTTCCTGGACCATAATCTgttccagggttgttaatcgataaattatcgtcgttaatttaacgcTTACTACGATAACGATAACGGTTATACGATGATGTTTCGTTGAGGATGAAGTGAGCGTTGATTTAACGTTATCATTATCGAGTACTCGTTGATTTATTGAtgattatcgagttaactgtaacgTATACTACAGTTAAAAGTACACATATTCACAAGTTGGTTTTACGAAACCTATTTCAAGCATTGCATCACCTTCAAATATTCAGAATTGCGTTTAAATCGTGGATTTAATTGGAATTCGAGAAGGTCACCGAATTGACCAATCATTAAATTTCTTACAGAGTCTTAGTTTTCCATAGTAGATAATCtgagaatatttttaatgtCTTAACTGTTTAATCTAGTATGATTAACAAAACTTCTATTTTGAAGATGCAAAACACCCAGTTGTAGagttctgaaaaataaatattaacatGCGCATTCGATTCAGTGTTTTATTGATTCATGTCCCTTGGCCAAATAAGTTTGAATGTTAAACTTGAGAATCCATCTCCATTTGGTTATTATCAAATATCTATATGTGTGAGTGTGTTCGTTAGCCCATCGCCCGACGAGGTGGTTCGAGCGCGCGAACGAGAAGATACTCGGCCACTTGGATCCCGACCAGCATAGCGTGCAGCAGCAGTTAGAAGCACTCGCGAACTCTGTATTCAGCCATTTTGAGATTAAGCCGAACCGACTCAACAATTTTGGCGCAGCCGATTGGATTATGGTGAGTAAAGCTCCAAAGAAAATGGACTTTTTTTCCTGGcagtgaagtttttttttttggaagaataaATTTTAATCGTGGAAATTTatagtgaatattttatgcagTAAATTAAGTGAACTGTGTTTTCAAATGCATGTGCTGTGCAAGTGTTCGACAAAACGGAAGCAActgtttttcggtgaaaaccTGCAGCGACGTTTCTAATTCGATTTCGAAAGATCTGTAGGATTGTTTCTAAAGCGAGTCCGGAGAAATCCGTAGCGCTGTTTTAGGCGAGGCCAGTGAAAACTGAAGCGCCATATTTCAGCGAGTCCGGTTAAAATCCGTAGCGCTGTTTCTTAAGCGAGTCCGGAGAAATCCGTAGCGCTGTTTTAGGCGAGGCCAGTGAAAACTGAAGCGCCATATTTCAGCGAGTCCGGTTAAAATCCGTAGCGCTGTTTCTTAAGCGAGTCCGGAGAAATCTGCAGCGCTGTTTTAGGCGAGGCCAGTGATAACTGAAGCGCCAAACTTTAGCGAGTCCGGTGAAAATCCGTAGCGCTGATTTATTAAGCAAGTCCAGATAAATCCATAGCGTTGTTCATAGGCGATGACACAAGAACAACGTTCGCTTTTGATTAGAATGCATCGATTTTCCTTCGAGAGACTGATTCGGAATAATTTGTTagatatcaaaataaatcaATGTATAAGCCGTGTTTGGGTTATACCTATCAATGAAAAACTTTGATTGTTGTTTGAGATGTGTAAAACAAAGATAAAAAACGGTGCTTACAGTAATGTTACAATATCTGAACTTTTATTTCAGATGAATGACGACGGGAAATTCAGCATGTTGGGTGCTTTCAACGACAAAGCCGATGCAAATGATTTACGTAGAGAGTGGGAAGAATGACACCGTGAATGGCACCCAGCATGAAAAGTTGATCACCATGCTGGCCATCGGAGGAAGAGGACTTCAACGGATTTTCTATAATCTACGACCAGTGGCAGAAGAAATTGTTCCGGAGGTGGTTAAGGTGCCTCTGATGCCCATCGAAGCACCGGAATATGACAACGCTGTCATACGTCTGCAGAAGTTCTTCGTGGGAAAACGAAATGAACGTGTGGAGCTGGAAGTTTTTCGCTCGCTAAGACAGACAAGCGAAGAGTCGTTCAATAACTTCATGCTACGACTGCGTGCCCAAGCTGGAAGATGTGAGTTTTTGGAGCGCGAAGAAACAGAGCTGTTGCAGCAAATCACGATGGGGGCACATGATGAAAAAGTTCGAGACAAAGGATTGGAGAACGTTATGAGCTTGGATGAAATTGTTACGTACGCAATGAATCGGGAGATCCTTATGAAGCAAAGAGAGAAGCAAAAACCCTTCCGTGCTGAAGCTGATGTGAACAGTGTACGCTCCAATCGATCAACGGCCCGATTCCATCCGAGGCAAAATGCAAGCAACCCCCGGTTCGAAAAGCAGAAATATGTTCGGCCAGCTGGCAATCGTTCGCTGAGTGAATGTATGCGTTGTGGTTCGTTCCGACATTCCGGAGACTCCAGGGAATGTTTTGCCAGAGGTGCAAATTGCAGTAATTGCGGACAGCGAGGACACTACGCGAGGAAATGTGGAAATcgaaatgtgcagcgcaatcgTCCATCGAAACCCGAACCGAGACGTATCAGCTTCTCCGAAGCAAACTCGGTGAATGCAGCCGAGTCCTGGAAAGAAGAGATTCCTCATCGTCCGACCACTGCAGATATCGCCAAGGTGGagtaatatatatatatatttttggtttttatttttcaatgaagTTGAATTGCAATAATGAATTATAATGGATTGTTTACCAACtcgaatatttttgatttaGGTGGAAACCATTCCCCTGAGTTCTGATTCCATATTGTGCCGAATTGATACAGTACCGGTCGAGTTTGTTATTGATTCGGGGTCGTCTATTAATGCCGTCACGGAAGATGTGTGGAACGACTTGATCACTAAGAAggcaaaaatcttcaaaaagaaGTATAAATGTGATCGACAGTTTTATGCTTATGCGAATCATGAACCATTAAACGTGTCTGCCATTTTCGAAGCTTGGATTTCTGTAAATGCAACAAAACCAGTGAGCTATGCAGAATTTTTCGTGATCAATGGAGCACGAAAGTCTCTGTTAAGCAAGCATACGTCGGAGGATCtcaagattttaaaaattgGACTCGACGTTCTCCATGTAAGCCGCAACAATGACATGGAAGTCAGTCCAGCGATCAGCCCGTTTCCGAAGTTTCCAGGCATACAAGTGAAGCTATCAATCGATCCTACGGTGCCTCCAAAAAAGATTGCTTacttaagaattccttctgcaATGGAACAAAaggtaataaataataatatgtaaaaaaaattgagattaATTTTTGACGATCCTCAGGTTCATGACAAATTACAAGAAATGCTTCACAGTGACGTTATCGAGAAAGTCGAAGGCCCGGCAGAGTGGATATCCCCCATGGTGATTGCCAAAGGGCAAGGACGACGTAAGGATTTGTATTAATATGAGACATCCAAATGAAGCCATTCAGCGGGAACATTATCCGTTGACTGTAATCGACACGTTCCTGAATAAACTTAAGGGATCGGTGGTTTATTCTCGGTTGGATATAACGTCCGCATATCATCATGTCGAATTACTTCCCGAATCAAGAGGTGTCACAACATTTATGTCGGGCATGGGTTTAATGCGATTCAAACGCTTAATGTTCGGCATCAACTGTGCGCCGGAAATTTTTCAAAGGATAATGACGAACATGCTATCTGGAATTGAGGGCGTCATTGTATATATGTCCCTAAACCACCATGGTCGAATTCCCGATTGTGTCAGTTGAAACGAGCGAGGTCAAAAGCTTTACGTAGTTACTGTCGATCTCGTTGTCCATTCTTGAAGCGGGTTTTCACTCAGGCGAGTAACAGTTATCGTCTGTACAACCGTTTTCTCTACAAGCGATACGTGATCCGTACACAGTCCAACCTCCGTAGGAACCCGAAGCAGTTTTGGTCTTTCGTTAATTCCAAAAGGAAAGGAAATGGATTGCCGGTGGAAATGCACCTTAAGGACAAGTCCGCCAGTACGCTGCAAGGTAAATGCAACCTGTTCGTGGAACATTTCAAGACTGCATTCAACGGTTCTGTAGCATCGCAATCGCAAATAATCGCAGCACTTCATAACACTCCTAGGAATACGGTTGAGTTAAGTTGCTTCGAAATCTCTACGCATCTTGTTAAAGCAGCAATcgataaattgaaacagtccagCTCTATTGGTCCTGACGGAATTCCTGCCTGTGTATTAAAAAAATGCGCTGATGCTTTTGTATATGCACTCACTGTTATATTCAATAATTCCTTGGCGCAACGTAAATTCCCTACTTGTTGGAAATCATCGGTTATGTTCCCtgtctacaagaaaggtgacaaggcAGACATTCAAAACTATCGTGGCATTACTTCGCTGTGTGCTAGCTCGAAGGTGTTCGAGATTATTGTAAATGATGCTCTGTTTGCTAGTTGCCGGCGTTACATTTCCTCTGATCAACACGGATTCTTTCCAAAGAGATCTGTTTCAACGAACTTAGTTCAATTCCTTTCCAAGTGCCTACGTAGCATGGATTCTGGTGCTCAGGTTGATGCTGTCTATACGGACCTCAAAGCAGCCTTTGATCGTGTTGACCATGGAATATTACTAGCTAGATTGGAGAAAATTGGCGTTTCCCCCGCATTTGTCTCATGGTTAAGATCGTACCTGTCTAATCGCACACTGTGTGTCAAAATAGGAACTGAACAGTCTGAAACGTTTTGTAACATTtccggagttcctcaaggaagcaATCTGGGCCCATTGTTTTTGTGCTATTCATAAACGAAATCGATATATTGTTGCCACCCGGATGCCGATCGTTTTTCGCAGACGATGTCAAGATCTACATGATAATTAAGAGTCTACAAGATTGCATGGAGCTTCAGAAGATGGTAGATTGTTTTGTAATGTGGTGTTCCAGAAACTTCATGACAGTTAGCATTGCTAAATGCAGTATCATCTCGTTTCATCGATAGATCAAACCATTTGTCTTTGACTATACCATCGCAGACCAGCCGTTGCAAAGAGTAACGCAAGTACGAGATTTGGGCGTTATGCTGGATAGTGGCCTCACATTTCGAGTCCACTACTCTGATGTAATTTCTAAAGCAAATAGACAGCTTGGatttatattcaaaatttcttcagaattccatGATTCATTTTGTCTGCGATCACTGTATTGCTCGCTGGTACGATCCATTTTGGAGTCAAGTGTGGTTTCCTGGTGTCCATACCACGCCAACTGGATTGCTAGGATCGAATCAGTTCagaaaaaattcttacgatatGCTCTGCGCTTCCTCCCGTGGAATGATGCCACAAACCTGCCTCCATATGAAGAACGTTGCCAACTTCTTGGACTACAAACACTAGAACGACGACGATCCATCGCTCAAGC
The nucleotide sequence above comes from Armigeres subalbatus isolate Guangzhou_Male chromosome 3, GZ_Asu_2, whole genome shotgun sequence. Encoded proteins:
- the LOC134223245 gene encoding uncharacterized protein LOC134223245, giving the protein MTTGNSACWVLSTTKPMQMIYVESGKNDTVNGTQHEKLITMLAIGGRGLQRIFYNLRPVAEEIVPEVVKVPLMPIEAPEYDNAVIRLQKFFVGKRNERVELEVFRSLRQTSEESFNNFMLRLRAQAGRCEFLEREETELLQQITMGAHDEKVRDKGLENVMSLDEIVTYAMNREILMKQREKQKPFRAEADVNSVRSNRSTARFHPRQNASNPRFEKQKYVRPAGNRSLSECMRCGSFRHSGDSRECFARGANCSNCGQRGHYARKCGNRNVQRNRPSKPEPRRISFSEANSVNAAESWKEEIPHRPTTADIAKVE
- the LOC134219292 gene encoding uncharacterized protein LOC134219292, which translates into the protein MNYNGLFTNSNIFDLVPVEFVIDSGSSINAVTEDVWNDLITKKAKIFKKKYKCDRQFYAYANHEPLNVSAIFEAWISVNATKPVSYAEFFVINGARKSLLSKHTSEDLKILKIGLDVLHVSRNNDMEVSPAISPFPKFPGIQVKLSIDPTVPPKKIAYLRIPSAMEQKVHDKLQEMLHSDVIEKVEGPAEWISPMVIAKGQGRRKDLY